Proteins from a genomic interval of Synechococcales cyanobacterium T60_A2020_003:
- the ftsH2 gene encoding ATP-dependent zinc metalloprotease FtsH2 codes for MKLSWRVILLWTLPALVIGFFFWQGAFSTQMDSGRNAANTRMTYGRFLEYLDAGRVTSVDLFDSGRTAIVEAVDPELDGRLQRLRVDLPGNTPELITRLRADNVSFDSHPPRNDGAIWGLLGNLIFPVLLIGGLFFLFRRSSNVPGGPGQAMNFGKSRARFQMDAKTGVMFEDVAGIEEAKEELQEVVTFLKKPERFTAVGARIPKGVLLVGPPGTGKTLLAKAIAGEAGVPFFSISGSEFVEMFVGVGASRVRDLFKKAKENAPCIIFIDEIDAVGRQRGAGIGGGNDEREQTLNQLLTEMDGFEGNTGIIIIAATNRPDVLDSALLRPGRFDRQVTVDAPDIKGRLEVLEVHARNKKLASEVSLEAIARRTPGFTGADLANLLNEAAILTARRRKEAITMLEIDDAVDRVVAGMEGTPLVDSKSKRLIAYHEVGHAIIGTLVKDHDPVQKVTLIPRGQAQGLTWFAPNEEQGLITRSQIMARIQGALGGRAAEQVIFGDAEVTTGAGNDLQQVTSMARQMVTRFGMSDLGPLSLESQQGEVFLGRDLMTRSEYSEEIAARIDAQVRSIVEHCYNEACRIIRDNRAVIDRLVDLLIEKETIDGDEFRQIVSEYADVPEKERFVPIL; via the coding sequence ATGAAACTTTCCTGGAGAGTCATTCTTCTCTGGACATTGCCAGCCCTCGTCATTGGGTTCTTCTTCTGGCAGGGCGCTTTCTCCACCCAAATGGATTCTGGACGTAACGCCGCGAACACCCGCATGACCTACGGTCGTTTCTTAGAGTATCTGGATGCTGGCCGGGTAACTAGCGTTGATCTATTTGATAGTGGACGCACCGCAATTGTAGAAGCGGTTGATCCAGAGTTGGATGGTCGTCTTCAGCGCTTGCGGGTTGACCTACCCGGCAACACTCCCGAACTGATTACTCGGTTACGGGCTGATAATGTCAGCTTTGATTCTCACCCACCCCGCAACGACGGCGCGATCTGGGGATTGTTGGGTAATTTAATCTTCCCCGTTCTGCTGATTGGCGGGTTGTTCTTTCTCTTCCGTCGGTCTAGCAATGTACCGGGCGGCCCTGGTCAAGCGATGAACTTTGGCAAGTCCCGTGCGCGTTTCCAAATGGATGCGAAGACGGGGGTTATGTTCGAAGACGTTGCCGGAATTGAGGAAGCTAAAGAAGAACTTCAGGAAGTTGTCACCTTCTTGAAGAAACCGGAACGCTTCACGGCGGTGGGTGCGCGCATTCCCAAGGGTGTGTTGCTGGTTGGCCCTCCGGGAACAGGTAAAACCTTGCTGGCTAAGGCGATCGCTGGCGAGGCCGGGGTTCCCTTCTTCAGCATTTCCGGTTCTGAGTTTGTGGAAATGTTTGTGGGTGTAGGTGCGTCCCGCGTTCGCGACCTGTTTAAGAAAGCGAAAGAAAATGCCCCTTGCATCATCTTCATTGATGAGATCGATGCGGTTGGTCGTCAGCGGGGTGCCGGGATTGGCGGCGGTAACGACGAACGGGAGCAAACGTTAAACCAATTGCTGACCGAGATGGATGGCTTTGAGGGCAATACGGGCATCATCATCATCGCTGCTACGAACCGTCCTGATGTCCTCGACTCTGCCCTGCTCCGTCCTGGCCGTTTCGACCGTCAGGTGACGGTAGATGCGCCCGATATTAAAGGTCGCCTAGAGGTTCTGGAAGTTCACGCCCGCAATAAGAAGCTGGCGTCTGAAGTGTCCCTAGAGGCGATCGCCCGTCGTACCCCTGGCTTTACAGGAGCAGACCTCGCCAACTTGCTGAACGAAGCCGCTATCCTCACGGCTCGTCGTCGCAAGGAAGCAATCACGATGCTGGAAATCGATGATGCAGTGGATCGCGTCGTTGCAGGAATGGAAGGTACTCCCCTGGTGGACAGCAAGAGCAAGCGTCTGATTGCCTACCACGAAGTCGGTCATGCCATTATTGGAACCTTAGTTAAAGATCATGATCCGGTTCAGAAGGTAACGCTGATTCCTCGTGGGCAAGCTCAGGGCTTAACCTGGTTTGCGCCTAACGAAGAACAAGGCTTGATCACCCGTTCTCAGATCATGGCTCGGATTCAGGGTGCCCTCGGTGGACGGGCTGCTGAGCAAGTCATCTTTGGGGATGCAGAGGTGACAACAGGTGCGGGTAACGACTTACAGCAAGTCACCAGCATGGCTCGGCAAATGGTCACCCGCTTTGGAATGTCGGATCTGGGGCCTCTGTCCTTGGAAAGTCAGCAGGGAGAAGTCTTCCTCGGTCGTGATTTGATGACCCGTTCAGAATACTCCGAGGAAATTGCGGCTCGTATTGACGCTCAGGTGCGTTCCATTGTCGAGCACTGCTATAACGAGGCGTGCCGGATCATTCGTGATAATCGTGCTGTTATCGATCGCCTGGTTGATCTGCTCATTGAGAAGGAAACCATTGACGGAGATGAATTCCGTCAGATTGTGTCTGAGTACGCCGATGTTCCTGAGAAAGAGCGGTTTGTCCCCATTCTGTAA